The Neoarius graeffei isolate fNeoGra1 chromosome 1, fNeoGra1.pri, whole genome shotgun sequence region TGAATAAATTACCTGCAGGAAATGAAGCTGTAGAGAAATGCAGAATGTTTTTCAATTTTACTACTATGGTTCCCAAAAAAACTCAGCCAGAGGTTTTTAACTTCTGTAGGGAACATTTTCTTGAGGAACATCCTTTTACCCTTCTTGCACTTTTTGAAAGATACTTTAATGTTATGAGCAGATCagcagaacaatatcaacaaagtaGCATAAAGTGGTTGAAAGACTCCAAGAAAACGGACACCTACATCCAGGGATTTATCAAACGCTTTCCCAGAATTCCTCATGAATATAGGAGGATGGCACTGAACAGCCTAAATGCTGTAATTTGCATGATGAGAGAAATATCCCCTCAGATATTTAATGAGCTCGTACCCATTCTGATCCCAGGTTTACTGCTCACTAATACAGTGCAGGGAAATGTGTTAAATCTCCAAATACTCAGTATTCTTTGTGTGAGTATGGACAAGTTCTCTAAGCGAAAACCTACAGCTGATGATATTAACTCTGTTGTTCTTGAAGAGTTTTGCAATGCACTTATGCCTCTCACTGATCCTAACTACTCAACTAATGTCAGCATTCTTGTTTACCGTTTGTTTGCTGCCCTGTATGAATTTGTCCCAGAGCACATTCATTCGCGTGGATTAACCTCAGTGCCAGATAGGGTTCTTTTTGCTGTAGACATCAGAACAAATAATGTTGTTAAAGATGAACTGCGAAAACTGGACACAAATCTCAGATTTCCCCAAAGTTCAAGCTTAGGTGATGTAGCAGACAGCACATCatcaaagaagaaaaagaagaaaaaaaagaggaaagGCATGCAGCAAGAGACAAGCTCAAAAGAAGATGCTGTACAAAAATCAAAACTTGATTCAGGTACTGAAAAGACTTCAGTTGAGGAGTCAAACTCCACTGTGCATCCATTTGCAGCACATACTGAGGATTCATCAGTGCCAAGAAAATGGCATTCAATCAGCCAACGCTGGAAGCCCAAGCTAGAGAAACTTGTTAGCATGGAAGCAAGTAAGGTTTATCGCCTGAGGAATCTCACAATTGGTGATATCCCTGAATTTGAGATAGCTAAAGGAAGTGATGGAACACAGGTTTTTCTTGGACTGAGAGATGACGGCACTGAGGTAGCTGTCAAACGAATGTTAAAGTCCAATTATCAAGACCTCAAAAATGAAGAGGAATTTCTACGGCTTCCTGAGCTCGACAATCCTTGGATTGTGCGATATGTGGACTTTGCAGAAGATGACAAATTTGGGTATCTTGTCCTTCAACTTTGTGAATACACACTGGAGGAGTACATCCTAAACCGTTTGCCAGAAGACCGTTCTCTGCAGCTACAGGTCCTGAAGAAAATTGTAAAAGGAGTACTCCGTAGCCTACAAGTTCTTCATAGCCAAGATACCATTGTGCTTCATCGAGACATGAAACCTCAAAATGTTCTGATTGGTaggaatcattatttaattatcaGGCCTGTCTAATTATTTTATAACTGGTGCATACTTCAGTGGCCCTTTaacccattttttttttattatttattattcttaTTTAACAGATATAACTGGAAAGGCGAGATTGGCTGATTTTGGCATAAGTCGAAAACTGAAGTTGGGGGAGACGACTTGCCACACTAATCCTGCTGGGACAAAGTGCTGGAAAGCCAGCGAAACGCTTGATGAGGACAGTAACCATGGCTACAAGAGGAGTTCTGACATTCAGGTTTTGGATATCAAGCAGAATCCATAATAAATGTTAAAATTAAAACCCAAGAATCATTTTTGGTTTGAAAACTCTTAGGTTGCAGGAATGTTGGTGTATTACATCCTCTCCATTGGACATCATCCGTTTGGCAAAGGTGTCTGGTGTGAGGTGAATATTCTTCGTGGGAAGTACTCTTTGGAACACCTGGAGGATGAAATGGCAAAGGACTTGGTGGAGTGGATGATCAGTCATGATCCAAAGGACAGACCTAAAGTAGAGGAGACTCTTTGCCACCCGTTCTTTTGGACAGATGGACGGTAAGCCATATCTAACAAATCACAACATAAATTATTCAGCTTACCAGGAAAGTAGATACCGTCGATGaaagaattaatttattgcattcCTTGAGCATAATTTGCAAAAGTTATGCAGATCACCAGCAAAACCATGAATCTTGACAGCCCAAAAGATTGCATTCAAGTTCCAGGCATGCTATTTGGTTGTGGATCCGCGAAAATTTGCGGATTTGTGTACATTTTGAAAATTTTGTGAAATGCCAAAATACTCAAATCGGGAGAGGTGTTGACTTGCGGTAAATGTGCAAACATAATATTTGCTATTTTGCATCCGATTCCATGTCCCATTCCGTGTTTTACAGACTGACCTTGACTCCGATTATTCATGTGTAATGAGGTTCGTGATTGGAAGAAAACGTGTCAAGGGTTAGTAATGTAGCCAATCGGCAATGTGAATATATTGTAGCTCGTTCTTGCTTGTTTTCAATGTGGTAACCGCATTTCGAAGTTAGAAAGCGAATATTTTGAACAATGGCAAAAATTATTAATTGAAAAGAAAACCGAGCAAAGGAAGTTGATAGTGGGTGCAGAGTGAAATGGAATTGGGAATGGTGTTCAAAACCGTTAAAAGTCGTTTATAAAGATAAAGAAACGGACACCACTGTGGGCGAATATTACCGGAAAGTTAACATTGCTGGTAAATGCAGGTGCGTCTTGTGTGATGCAGAGACTAACTAtgccagtgtttctcaaactttttcagaccaaggaccactttgtccccaaaaaaaatttcagggacCACCTGTCAACACCCGCCCCCCCgccccacacaacacacacacgcacacagaccatacagagatgtgtactattaggtgtttt contains the following coding sequences:
- the LOC132894887 gene encoding uncharacterized protein LOC132894887 isoform X3, producing MAFQIPVPFPITVPVPVELEPRKTNPLIQCIVDNKSNKLKKLVKGININGLYSSAIWNDDVTLLTAAAVCGNEKICNFLLRENADPNILSTKCLTSLHYAANTAGVPLNVVRRLIAAKANPNGHRQQIMTPLQFAARNNRVDIFKTLIEAGADPERNYRIIPDLDKKVETLMNKLPAGNEAVEKCRMFFNFTTMVPKKTQPEVFNFCREHFLEEHPFTLLALFERYFNVMSRSAEQYQQSSIKWLKDSKKTDTYIQGFIKRFPRIPHEYRRMALNSLNAVICMMREISPQIFNELVPILIPGLLLTNTVQGNVLNLQILSILCVSMDKFSKRKPTADDINSVVLEEFCNALMPLTDPNYSTNVSILVYRLFAALYEFVPEHIHSRGLTSVPDRVLFAVDIRTNNVVKDELRKLDTNLRFPQSSSLGDVADSTSSKKKKKKKKRKGMQQETSSKEDAVQKSKLDSGTEKTSVEESNSTVHPFAAHTEDSSVPRKWHSISQRWKPKLEKLVSMEASKVYRLRNLTIGDIPEFEIAKGSDGTQVFLGLRDDGTEVAVKRMLKSNYQDLKNEEEFLRLPELDNPWIVRYVDFAEDDKFGYLVLQLCEYTLEEYILNRLPEDRSLQLQVLKKIVKGVLRSLQVLHSQDTIVLHRDMKPQNVLIDITGKARLADFGISRKLKLGETTCHTNPAGTKCWKASETLDEDSNHGYKRSSDIQVAGMLVYYILSIGHHPFGKGVWCEVNILRGKYSLEHLEDEMAKDLVEWMISHDPKDRPKVEETLCHPFFWTDGRKMHKNKI
- the LOC132894887 gene encoding uncharacterized protein LOC132894887 isoform X4; translation: MAFQIPVPFPITVPVPVELEPRKTNPLIQCIVDNKSNKLKKLVKGININGLYSSAIWNDDVTLLTAAAVCGNEKICNFLLRENADPNILSTKCLTSLHYAANTAGVPLNVVRRLIAAKANPNGHRQQIMTPLQFAARNNRVDIFKTLIEAGADPERNYRIIPDLDKKVETLMNKLPAGNEAVEKCRMFFNFTTMVPKKTQPEVFNFCREHFLEEHPFTLLALFERYFNVMSRSAEQYQQSSIKWLKDSKKTDTYIQGFIKRFPRIPHEYRRMALNSLNAVICMMREISPQIFNELVPILIPGLLLTNTVQGNVLNLQILSILCVSMDKFSKRKPTADDINSVVLEEFCNALMPLTDPNYSTNVSILVYRLFAALYEFVPEHIHSRGLTSVPDRVLFAVDIRTNNVVKDELRKLDTNLRFPQSSSLGDVADSTSSKKKKKKKKRKGMQQETSSKEDAVQKSKLDSGTEKTSVEESNSTVHPFAAHTEDSSVPRKWHSISQRWKPKLEKLVSMEASKVYRLRNLTIGDIPEFEIAKGSDGTQVFLGLRDDGTEVAVKRMLKSNYQDLKNEEEFLRLPELDNPWIVRYVDFAEDDKFGYLVLQLCEYTLEEYILNRLPEDRSLQLQVLKKIVKGVLRSLQVLHSQDTIVLHRDMKPQNVLIDITGKARLADFGISRKLKLGETTCHTNPAGTKCWKASETLDEDSNHGYKRSSDIQECWCITSSPLDIIRLAKVSGVR
- the LOC132894887 gene encoding uncharacterized protein LOC132894887 isoform X2, translated to MAFQIPVPFPITVPVPVELEPRKTNPLIQCIVDNKSNKLKKLVKGININGLYSSAIWNDDVTLLTAAAVCGNEKICNFLLRENADPNILSTKCLTSLHYAANTAGVPLNVVRRLIAAKANPNGHRQQIMTPLQFAARNNRVDIFKTLIEAGADPERNYRIIPDLDKKVETLMNKLPAGNEAVEKCRMFFNFTTMVPKKTQPEVFNFCREHFLEEHPFTLLALFERYFNVMSRSAEQYQQSSIKWLKDSKKTDTYIQGFIKRFPRIPHEYRRMALNSLNAVICMMREISPQIFNELVPILIPGLLLTNTVQGNVLNLQILSILCVSMDKFSKRKPTADDINSVVLEEFCNALMPLTDPNYSTNVSILVYRLFAALYEFVPEHIHSRGLTSVPDRVLFAVDIRTNNVVKDELRKLDTNLRFPQSSSLGDVADSTSSKKKKKKKKRKGMQQETSSKEDAVQKSKLDSGTEKTSVEESNSTVHPFAAHTEDSSVPRKWHSISQRWKPKLEKLVSMEASKVYRLRNLTIGDIPEFEIAKGSDGTQVFLGLRDDGTEVAVKRMLKSNYQDLKNEEEFLRLPELDNPWIVRYVDFAEDDKFGYLVLQLCEYTLEEYILNRLPEDRSLQLQVLKKIVKGVLRSLQVLHSQDTIVLHRDMKPQNVLIDITGKARLADFGISRKLKLGETTCHTNPAGTKCWKASETLDEDSNHGYKRSSDIQVAGMLVYYILSIGHHPFGKGVWCEVNILRGKYSLEHLEDEMAKDLVEWMISHDPKDRPKVEETLCHPFFWTDGRSACLFACEAEICEVTVA
- the LOC132894887 gene encoding uncharacterized protein LOC132894887 isoform X1, coding for MAFQIPVPFPITVPVPVELEPRKTNPLIQCIVDNKSNKLKKLVKGININGLYSSAIWNDDVTLLTAAAVCGNEKICNFLLRENADPNILSTKCLTSLHYAANTAGVPLNVVRRLIAAKANPNGHRQQIMTPLQFAARNNRVDIFKTLIEAGADPERNYRIIPDLDKKVETLMNKLPAGNEAVEKCRMFFNFTTMVPKKTQPEVFNFCREHFLEEHPFTLLALFERYFNVMSRSAEQYQQSSIKWLKDSKKTDTYIQGFIKRFPRIPHEYRRMALNSLNAVICMMREISPQIFNELVPILIPGLLLTNTVQGNVLNLQILSILCVSMDKFSKRKPTADDINSVVLEEFCNALMPLTDPNYSTNVSILVYRLFAALYEFVPEHIHSRGLTSVPDRVLFAVDIRTNNVVKDELRKLDTNLRFPQSSSLGDVADSTSSKKKKKKKKRKGMQQETSSKEDAVQKSKLDSGTEKTSVEESNSTVHPFAAHTEDSSVPRKWHSISQRWKPKLEKLVSMEASKVYRLRNLTIGDIPEFEIAKGSDGTQVFLGLRDDGTEVAVKRMLKSNYQDLKNEEEFLRLPELDNPWIVRYVDFAEDDKFGYLVLQLCEYTLEEYILNRLPEDRSLQLQVLKKIVKGVLRSLQVLHSQDTIVLHRDMKPQNVLIDITGKARLADFGISRKLKLGETTCHTNPAGTKCWKASETLDEDSNHGYKRSSDIQVAGMLVYYILSIGHHPFGKGVWCEVNILRGKYSLEHLEDEMAKDLVEWMISHDPKDRPKVEETLCHPFFWTDGRKVEYLKRLGNEKDVENCRNAEPDLLSAIEEITAGKSFSDWKTKLPSELVQKMDGKKKPYPENTLGLLRFIRNLHEHYPEDAEKLNLMTSFPDLFGNAFKFAKKRGWHTRPRLRKWLRSVPEL